Below is a window of Caldichromatium japonicum DNA.
CGCTGAACGCACCCTCCGGGTGGGGGCTCAAGCCCACTTGGTGCTTGATCTGGGCCTTAAGAAGCTCTAGACCCCCGCCTGTCTTGACCGAGAGCGCGACCTCGACCTCTTCCCCTTCGGCCTTGATTCCTGGCGACTCGCCCAGGAGATCGATCTTGTTGCGGACACGGATGAGCGGAACCCGCGGCGCAAGGCTTGGGCACACCCCTTCGTCGAGACCGCGGGCGGCATCATAGACCCAAAGGACGAGATCTGCCTGTTGCACCGCCTCCTGGGCGCGGCGCACACCTTCGCGCTCCACCGGGTCCTGGGTGTGTCTGAGGCCCGCTGTATCGATGATGTGGATGGGGAGCCCCTCGATCTGGATGTCGAAGCGCAATAGATCGCGGGTAGTGCCCGGGATGTCGGTGACGATCGCGGCCTCCGATCCACAGAGCGCATTGAGCAGGCTGGACTTGCCGACATTGGGCGCACCGGCGATCGCTACGTTCAGCCCCTCGCGGATGCGCTGACCCTCATATGCCTCGGCGAGCAGCCGGTCGAGCTGGGCGATAAGCGCGGAAAGCCCATCAGCGACCTGGGCCCTTTCATCCGCAAGATCGAGTTCTTCATCGGGAAAATCGAGCGTGGCCTCTAGATGGACCCGAAGCTCGATCAGTCCCTCGACCAAGGCCTGGATGTGTTGAGAAAAGACCCCCTGCAGGCTGCGCGCCGCCAGGCGCGCAGCCAATGCCGTCGAGGACTCGATCAGATCGGCGACCGCCTCGGCCTGGGTGAGATCCAGCTTGCCGTTGAGAAAGGCCCGTTCGGTAAACTCGCCGGGCCTTGCCAGACGCGCGCCGAACTCGAGGCAGCGGTGCAACAGCAGATCCATGACCACCGGCCCCCCATGCCCATGGAGCTCGAGCACATCCTCGCCGGTGTATGAATGTGGAGCGGGAAAATAGAGCGCCAATCCCTGGTCGATCGGGCTGCCATCGGCAGCAGAGAAGGTGCTCAGGGTCGCGTACCGCGGCCTGGGGAGGCGCCCGATGAGCGCCTCGGCGATTTGGCGAACGGCCGGACCGCTGACCCGGATGATGCCCACACCGCCTACCCCAGACGGGGTGGCGATGGCGGCGATGGTATCGCCCGCTCGCAATCCCATCCCTTAATGTCGGCGCTTAGCCATCTCGCGCTCGATGTCGCGGGTGATCTTCCACTGCTGGGCGATCGACAACAGGTTATTGACTGTCCAGTAGAGCACCAGACCCGAGGGAAAGAAGGCGAAGAAGACTGTAAAGATCACCGGCATGACCATGAAGATCTTGGCCTGGATAGGGTCGGGGGGCGGCGGATTGAGTTTCTGCTGCACGAACATGGAGACACCCATGATCAGTGGCAGGATGTAATAAGGATCGGGCGCCGACAGGTTATTGAGCCACAGCATGAAGGGCGCCTGGCGCATCTCGACGCTCTCCAACAACACCCAATAGAGCGCGATAAAGACGGGGATCTGCACAAGGATCGGCAGACAGCCACCGAGAGGATTGATCTTCTCGGTCTGATAGATCTCCATCATGGCCTGATTCAGGCGCTGTTTATCATCCCCGTAACGATCCTTGAGCGCCTGGATACGCGGCATGACCTGACGCAGATGGGCCATCGAGCGATAGCTGGACTCGGAAAGCTTATAGAAGGCCAGCTTGATCAGGATGGTCATGATGATGATCGCCCAACCCCAATTGCCGATCACGGCATGGATCCAGCTCAAGAGCCAGAAGATCGGCTTGGCGATGACGGTCAACCACCCATAATCGACCACCAGGTCAAGCCCAGGCGCGATCTTTTCCAAGGTATTTTGGAGTTTGGGGCCGATGAAGAGCCGATCGCTGAAATCCTGGGTTGCGCCAGGGGCAATGCTGATCGCGGTCGAATATTTACCGATGATATAGCGCCCGTTGTTTAACGCCTTGGTATAAAAGGTCTCTTGGCTACCGCGCGGAGGAACCCAGGCTGCCAAGAAATAATGTTGCATCATGGCGATCCAGCCATCAGTGACTGGACGATCGAGCTTGGCCTTAGGGATGTCCTCCAGCTTGATTTTTTTATACTTGTCCTCTGGGCTGTAATAGACAGCGCCCGTAAAGGTAGAGATAAAACGGGTCTCGTTCGGGTCGTGGTATTCGGTGCGCTGGAGCTGACTATAGGCGCGAGCGGTGATGGGTGATGGACCGTGGTTTTCGATGACCTGACGCACCTCGATCAGATAACTGCCACGGGTAAGGGTATAGATCTTTTTGACGACGATTCCGGCCTCGTGTGTCCATTCGAGGGCGATTTCCAAACGATCAACCCCGGGTTGCAATTCATAATGAGTACGGGGACTGCTAAAGAGCG
It encodes the following:
- the mnmE gene encoding tRNA uridine-5-carboxymethylaminomethyl(34) synthesis GTPase MnmE; translation: MGLRAGDTIAAIATPSGVGGVGIIRVSGPAVRQIAEALIGRLPRPRYATLSTFSAADGSPIDQGLALYFPAPHSYTGEDVLELHGHGGPVVMDLLLHRCLEFGARLARPGEFTERAFLNGKLDLTQAEAVADLIESSTALAARLAARSLQGVFSQHIQALVEGLIELRVHLEATLDFPDEELDLADERAQVADGLSALIAQLDRLLAEAYEGQRIREGLNVAIAGAPNVGKSSLLNALCGSEAAIVTDIPGTTRDLLRFDIQIEGLPIHIIDTAGLRHTQDPVEREGVRRAQEAVQQADLVLWVYDAARGLDEGVCPSLAPRVPLIRVRNKIDLLGESPGIKAEGEEVEVALSVKTGGGLELLKAQIKHQVGLSPHPEGAFSARRRHLDALRRAKGSLLAASEHLAAGQSPELVAEELRAAQQSLGEITGKFSSEDLLDRIFASFCIGK
- the yidC gene encoding membrane protein insertase YidC, translating into MDNQRLILFVALAAVLFLLYESWMQDYGRPPSPAVAQEQTQGPAAIPATTELPSVPTNPGESRSAEALPEVTPIRVETDRLRLEISPRGGTIMSAWLLDYAVNPDHPEDRFQLLKPVPPNLFIVQSGLIGDQLPTHEALFSSPRTHYELQPGVDRLEIALEWTHEAGIVVKKIYTLTRGSYLIEVRQVIENHGPSPITARAYSQLQRTEYHDPNETRFISTFTGAVYYSPEDKYKKIKLEDIPKAKLDRPVTDGWIAMMQHYFLAAWVPPRGSQETFYTKALNNGRYIIGKYSTAISIAPGATQDFSDRLFIGPKLQNTLEKIAPGLDLVVDYGWLTVIAKPIFWLLSWIHAVIGNWGWAIIIMTILIKLAFYKLSESSYRSMAHLRQVMPRIQALKDRYGDDKQRLNQAMMEIYQTEKINPLGGCLPILVQIPVFIALYWVLLESVEMRQAPFMLWLNNLSAPDPYYILPLIMGVSMFVQQKLNPPPPDPIQAKIFMVMPVIFTVFFAFFPSGLVLYWTVNNLLSIAQQWKITRDIEREMAKRRH